In a single window of the Verrucomicrobiota bacterium genome:
- a CDS encoding Gfo/Idh/MocA family oxidoreductase yields the protein MSRKIRFGMVGGGRGAFIGAVHRICAAMDQQIELVCGAFSSDPGRSKASGADLFLPADRCYGTFDEMIRSEAALPASERMDFVAIVTPNHMHFPPAKLALESGFHVLSDKPATFNLAEAKALAALVKKTGLLYGLTHNYTGYPLVKEARDMVRAGKLGKIRKVVVEYPQGWLATRLEATGQKQAGWRTDPKRSGAGGCVGDIGTHAENLAEYITGLQIKELAADLTSFVKGRRLDDDANVLLRFNNGAKGVLHCSQISIGEENNLNIRVYGELGGLEWHQRFPNTMIVKWPDRAAETYRTANGYLGANAKAATRTPPAHPEGYLEAFANIYKNFANAIRAHEEGRKLAPGDVANDYPKIRDGVRGMAFIEAVVKSSKANAKWTKLAV from the coding sequence ATGAGCAGGAAGATTCGTTTCGGCATGGTCGGCGGCGGGCGCGGGGCGTTCATCGGCGCGGTGCACCGCATCTGCGCGGCGATGGACCAGCAGATTGAGCTGGTTTGCGGCGCGTTCAGCAGCGACCCCGGGCGTTCCAAGGCCAGCGGCGCGGACCTCTTCCTGCCCGCGGACCGCTGCTACGGCACCTTCGACGAGATGATTCGCAGCGAGGCCGCATTGCCCGCGAGCGAGCGGATGGACTTTGTCGCCATCGTCACGCCGAACCACATGCACTTCCCGCCGGCGAAGCTGGCGCTCGAAAGCGGCTTCCACGTCCTCTCCGACAAGCCCGCCACCTTCAACCTCGCCGAGGCCAAGGCGCTCGCGGCGCTGGTGAAGAAGACCGGCCTGCTCTACGGCCTCACGCACAACTACACCGGCTACCCGCTCGTGAAGGAGGCGCGCGACATGGTCCGCGCCGGCAAGCTTGGCAAGATTCGAAAGGTCGTCGTCGAGTATCCGCAGGGCTGGCTCGCGACGCGGCTCGAGGCCACCGGCCAGAAACAGGCCGGCTGGCGCACCGACCCCAAGCGCTCCGGCGCGGGCGGCTGCGTCGGCGACATCGGCACGCACGCGGAAAATCTCGCCGAATACATCACCGGCCTGCAAATCAAGGAACTCGCCGCCGACCTCACGAGCTTCGTGAAGGGCCGCAGGCTCGATGACGACGCGAACGTGCTGTTGCGGTTCAACAACGGTGCGAAGGGCGTGCTGCACTGCTCGCAGATCAGCATCGGCGAGGAGAACAACCTGAACATCCGCGTCTATGGCGAACTCGGCGGCCTCGAGTGGCACCAGCGCTTCCCGAACACGATGATCGTGAAGTGGCCCGACCGCGCGGCCGAGACCTACCGCACCGCCAACGGCTACCTCGGCGCGAACGCGAAGGCCGCCACCCGCACGCCGCCCGCGCATCCCGAGGGCTACCTCGAAGCTTTCGCGAACATCTACAAAAACTTCGCCAACGCCATCCGCGCCCACGAGGAAGGCCGCAAGCTCGCGCCCGGCGACGTGGCCAACGACTACCCGAAGATCCGCGACGGCGTCCGCGGCATGGCCTTCATCGAGGCCGTGGTGAAGTCGTCCAAGGCGAACGCAAAGTGGACGAAGCTGGCCGTGTAG
- a CDS encoding SGNH/GDSL hydrolase family protein codes for MKNTSLLLLGSLCVFVGRRAAKPNGAGEHPNVQLEQFAEACRAVAAEQKVPLVDHFKIWTEAEARGGDVGSWTTDQCHPNPKGHQMLVETMLPVVQAALATRKQPA; via the coding sequence GTGAAGAACACGTCGCTCCTCCTTCTTGGATCGCTCTGCGTCTTCGTCGGTCGCCGCGCCGCGAAACCCAACGGCGCGGGCGAGCATCCCAACGTGCAGCTGGAGCAATTCGCCGAGGCTTGCCGCGCCGTCGCAGCGGAGCAGAAGGTCCCGCTCGTGGACCACTTCAAAATCTGGACCGAGGCCGAGGCCCGGGGCGGCGACGTCGGCTCGTGGACGACCGACCAGTGCCACCCGAATCCCAAAGGCCACCAGATGCTTGTCGAAACAATGTTGCCTGTGGTCCAAGCTGCGCTCGCGACCCGGAAACAGCCCGCATGA
- the lpxD gene encoding UDP-3-O-(3-hydroxymyristoyl)glucosamine N-acyltransferase, whose amino-acid sequence MPYTAAEIAKHVHGEVLGDPLTRLTGFAPATAARKGDLTFAETETYLAAAEASAASAILVAGDVKPGAKTLIRVKNARVGFARALPLFFPEPMFEPGIHPGAVVAKSANVDTTAHIGPHCVVGERVTLGPRAVLQGGNHIGDDSSIGEDSQLFPNVVVYARTRIGARVRIHAGSVVGSDGFGYVLDAGAHRKVPQVGNVIIHDDVEIGSNVSIDRGALGSTVIGRGSKVDNLCQIAHNVEIGEHCILCGQAGISGSTTIGDYTVLAGQVGLAGHIKIGSQVTIAAQSGVMHGIADGEKWFGTPAQPDRAMKRQLIAMQKLPALLRRVAELERKLGVPPGEEPAEG is encoded by the coding sequence ATGCCCTACACCGCCGCCGAAATTGCAAAGCACGTTCATGGCGAAGTCCTCGGCGACCCGCTCACGCGGCTCACGGGCTTCGCGCCGGCGACTGCGGCCAGGAAAGGCGACCTGACCTTTGCCGAGACCGAGACCTATCTCGCCGCGGCCGAGGCAAGCGCGGCCTCGGCCATCCTCGTCGCGGGCGACGTGAAGCCCGGCGCCAAGACGCTCATCCGCGTGAAGAACGCGCGGGTCGGATTCGCGCGCGCGCTGCCGCTGTTCTTTCCCGAGCCCATGTTCGAGCCGGGCATCCATCCGGGCGCGGTCGTGGCGAAGTCCGCGAACGTGGACACCACGGCGCACATCGGCCCGCATTGCGTCGTCGGGGAGCGCGTCACACTCGGTCCGCGCGCCGTGTTGCAAGGCGGCAATCACATCGGCGACGACTCGTCCATTGGCGAGGATTCGCAACTTTTCCCGAACGTCGTCGTTTATGCGCGCACCCGCATCGGCGCGCGCGTGCGCATCCATGCCGGCAGCGTGGTCGGCTCGGACGGCTTCGGCTACGTGCTCGACGCCGGCGCGCACCGCAAGGTGCCGCAAGTCGGCAACGTCATCATCCATGACGACGTGGAGATCGGTTCGAACGTGAGCATCGACCGTGGCGCGCTCGGCTCGACCGTGATCGGCCGCGGCTCGAAGGTGGACAACCTATGCCAGATCGCGCACAACGTGGAAATTGGCGAGCATTGCATTTTGTGCGGGCAGGCGGGCATTTCCGGCAGCACAACGATCGGCGACTACACCGTGCTGGCGGGGCAGGTCGGCCTTGCGGGACACATCAAGATCGGCAGCCAGGTGACCATCGCGGCGCAGTCCGGCGTGATGCACGGCATCGCGGACGGCGAGAAGTGGTTCGGCACACCCGCGCAACCCGACCGCGCGATGAAGCGCCAGTTGATCGCGATGCAGAAACTGCCCGCCCTGCTCCGGCGCGTCGCCGAACTTGAGCGCAAGCTCGGGGTCCCGCCGGGTGAAGAACCGGCCGAGGGTTGA